One Dysosmobacter welbionis DNA segment encodes these proteins:
- a CDS encoding relaxase/mobilization nuclease domain-containing protein: MATFTTIKNRGGGRGALAGVLQYIRQDEKTLWEGHRLVSGWNCTAPTAWQEIQLTKERFVKTDGWQYYHFVQFFAATDGLTPQEAHAIGLELAQRKFPDFEVLVATHIDTDILYSHLIVNSVSFQNGRKLHQSAADLQAHRLANDEICAAHHLSILPPPQKQVQQKWMDTREYRSAAKGESWKFRLMNAIDQCMRFASTREDFISLMESEGYQVRWSATRKSITYTTPQGMKCRDDRLHELKYTKEIMEREFRIREKIIYICRAKTIRVPESIPKRDIRQYVAHEAEEL; the protein is encoded by the coding sequence ATGGCTACCTTCACCACCATCAAGAACCGGGGCGGTGGCCGGGGCGCGCTCGCCGGAGTGCTTCAGTACATCCGACAGGACGAAAAAACGCTGTGGGAAGGACATCGGCTGGTGTCAGGCTGGAACTGTACTGCCCCGACGGCGTGGCAGGAGATACAGCTCACCAAGGAGCGGTTCGTTAAAACAGATGGCTGGCAGTACTACCACTTCGTCCAATTCTTTGCGGCAACGGATGGCCTGACGCCCCAGGAGGCACATGCTATTGGCTTGGAGTTGGCCCAGCGGAAGTTTCCAGACTTCGAGGTGCTGGTGGCGACTCACATCGACACCGACATTCTGTACAGCCACCTGATCGTAAACAGTGTCAGCTTCCAGAACGGCCGCAAGCTCCACCAGAGTGCCGCCGACCTGCAGGCCCATCGGCTGGCCAACGATGAGATCTGCGCCGCCCACCATCTGTCGATCCTTCCACCTCCGCAGAAGCAGGTCCAGCAGAAGTGGATGGACACCCGGGAGTATCGCTCTGCCGCCAAGGGCGAGAGCTGGAAATTCCGACTCATGAATGCCATCGACCAATGTATGCGGTTCGCATCTACCAGGGAAGACTTCATCTCCCTGATGGAGAGCGAGGGGTATCAAGTTCGATGGTCGGCCACTCGGAAGTCCATTACCTACACCACACCCCAGGGCATGAAGTGCCGGGACGACCGGCTCCACGAATTGAAATACACGAAAGAGATCATGGAACGTGAGTTCCGAATCCGAGAGAAGATTATCTACATCTGCAGGGCCAAGACTATCCGGGTGCCGGAGAGCATTCCCAAGCGCGATATCCGGCAGTATGTGGCTCACGAGGCGGAAGAACTGTAA
- a CDS encoding 3-hydroxyacyl-CoA dehydrogenase family protein, whose protein sequence is MIRKEIIGVYGTGTIGSGQATLTTGNGYAVVVVGHSARGISRCKRAIEHNWDDLIAEGLASEENKAAAMNLLIFSDELEALKDCTFILEAVSEDPDVKREVYAKIASICRPDTIFASCTSSMDADQLAADIPNPDRFLIAHPFQPVHLQPLVELVGCKATSPSTLRRAKALMDSLHRQTIILNHSVPGFIVNRLAQALYRECIDLIERGVAEPADIDRAVRYAVGMRYASIGLLEYFDAVGYELEAAIAGNIYPTLCNARSVQQLVADGIAFGKTGQKARQGLYIWSESDLEDFRDRLQRPFFTQVREWELPTGTSDQ, encoded by the coding sequence ATGATAAGAAAAGAAATCATTGGTGTTTACGGAACGGGTACCATTGGCTCCGGTCAGGCTACCTTGACTACAGGTAATGGGTATGCAGTTGTGGTAGTTGGACACTCCGCCAGAGGAATCAGCCGCTGCAAACGCGCAATTGAGCATAACTGGGATGATCTTATTGCCGAGGGTCTAGCGTCCGAAGAAAATAAGGCGGCAGCAATGAATCTGCTGATCTTTTCCGATGAATTGGAGGCGCTGAAGGACTGCACCTTTATTCTGGAAGCGGTATCGGAAGACCCGGATGTCAAGCGGGAGGTCTATGCTAAGATTGCCTCCATCTGCAGGCCGGATACTATTTTTGCATCGTGTACGTCTTCCATGGACGCGGACCAACTCGCAGCTGATATTCCCAATCCCGACCGCTTTCTGATTGCCCACCCATTTCAGCCGGTTCATCTGCAGCCGCTGGTGGAATTGGTGGGATGCAAGGCAACGAGCCCCTCTACGCTGCGGCGGGCCAAGGCGTTGATGGACTCTCTGCACCGGCAGACAATAATCCTCAACCACAGCGTTCCCGGGTTCATAGTCAATCGGCTGGCTCAGGCTCTGTATAGGGAATGCATTGACCTCATTGAGCGGGGAGTTGCGGAACCAGCCGATATCGACAGAGCTGTACGTTACGCCGTGGGTATGCGGTATGCATCCATTGGCCTGCTGGAATATTTCGATGCCGTCGGATATGAATTGGAGGCAGCCATCGCCGGAAATATCTATCCCACATTGTGCAATGCGAGATCTGTGCAGCAACTTGTGGCAGATGGAATTGCTTTCGGAAAAACTGGGCAAAAAGCCCGACAGGGTCTGTACATCTGGTCGGAGTCTGATCTGGAAGATTTTCGTGATCGCCTGCAACGCCCGTTTTTCACCCAGGTAAGAGAATGGGAGCTCCCAACTGGCACTTCTGACCAGTAA
- a CDS encoding tyrosine-type recombinase/integrase codes for MASIRKRGSSYLLVVSMGYDYEGNRIRPKQKTVHPPEGLTPKQREKWLKEQAVLFERECRSLPQEEVDRSITLAKYTELWLREIAPGKLAKSTLARDRQDIDRFLPILGHYKLAELRPEHFRNFYADLRKVISLETGRPLSEHTVEGVHATLCTILSDAMEGGFLNHNPAWRTYRYAGRKTEKKIADLETLQRIISALEEESLKYETYFKLIIATGMRRGECCGLQWGDINWHERSIHIQRNVVKVTGEDIIVKETKTVAGDRYVYFSLEMESLLKEFQRECAWETETYDGRELETSDYIFRRHGERLPMTPSTFTWRFKLILKKHGLPSALNVHSLRHTNASLLIAGGADVATVAGLLGHSQPSTTLDIYTHAFDKNKKAASQVLQEGLEI; via the coding sequence ATGGCAAGTATCCGAAAACGGGGCAGCAGCTACCTGCTGGTGGTCTCTATGGGCTATGACTACGAGGGCAATCGCATCAGGCCCAAGCAGAAAACCGTTCATCCACCGGAGGGTCTGACCCCAAAACAGCGGGAAAAATGGTTGAAGGAGCAGGCGGTCCTGTTCGAGCGGGAGTGCAGGTCACTTCCCCAGGAGGAAGTGGATCGGAGCATCACACTGGCGAAGTACACGGAGCTGTGGCTCCGGGAGATCGCCCCCGGCAAGTTGGCCAAGTCCACCCTGGCCCGTGACCGGCAGGACATTGACCGCTTCCTGCCGATTCTGGGGCACTACAAGTTGGCAGAACTCCGCCCCGAGCACTTCCGTAACTTCTATGCGGATCTGCGAAAGGTCATCAGCCTTGAAACTGGAAGGCCGCTCTCCGAGCATACCGTGGAGGGCGTACACGCAACGCTGTGTACGATCCTCTCCGATGCCATGGAGGGCGGCTTTCTGAATCACAACCCCGCCTGGCGGACATACCGCTATGCGGGGAGGAAAACGGAAAAGAAGATCGCAGATCTGGAAACCCTGCAAAGGATCATCTCCGCCCTGGAGGAAGAGAGTCTCAAGTACGAGACCTACTTCAAACTCATCATCGCAACCGGGATGCGTCGTGGCGAGTGCTGTGGCCTGCAGTGGGGTGACATCAACTGGCACGAGCGGTCCATCCACATCCAGCGGAATGTGGTAAAGGTCACCGGCGAGGACATTATCGTCAAGGAAACAAAGACTGTGGCCGGGGACCGATACGTGTACTTCTCACTGGAGATGGAGTCCCTGCTGAAAGAGTTCCAGCGGGAGTGTGCCTGGGAAACGGAGACGTATGATGGGAGGGAATTGGAGACTTCAGACTACATCTTCCGCCGCCATGGAGAGCGGCTCCCCATGACGCCCTCCACTTTCACCTGGCGGTTCAAGCTGATTCTGAAGAAGCATGGTCTGCCCTCTGCCCTGAATGTCCACTCCCTGCGCCACACCAACGCCAGTCTGCTGATCGCCGGCGGGGCCGACGTGGCCACCGTAGCGGGCCTGCTGGGCCACAGTCAGCCGTCCACCACGCTGGACATCTATACACACGCTTTCGATAAGAACAAAAAGGCAGCCAGTCAGGTGCTGCAGGAGGGGTTGGAGATATAA
- a CDS encoding tyrosine-type recombinase/integrase: MESYRRMLGRVYPFIGAIQLNRLRPIALENMLVELRKRKYRGKPIGEATVQKYLTVVSAVLSDAKRNEIIQKNPARMIDLPLTRRTTQYIPSPVEIQKLLDALAKEPRHYRMFYLLSMCTGCRRGELCALKWEDFKFSRGGLLLTISRSRSVVPGKGVVEGSTKNGRNREIVLSSDIRGIFLSYRRRKQLEARLAHRELGPYLFTDALGQLIHPDTFTKRLRKIYESIGFPKEYHLHTLRHYYVTSLLHSGVDKQTVADLVGHADTGFLERTYCHPQQEQKEQAAGAMRAMLRPEGEVLFNLAAACPAKSRSA; this comes from the coding sequence TTGGAGAGCTATCGGCGGATGCTTGGAAGGGTGTATCCCTTTATCGGGGCCATCCAGTTGAACCGGCTACGGCCGATTGCTCTGGAGAATATGCTGGTAGAACTGCGGAAGCGGAAATACCGTGGCAAGCCCATTGGGGAGGCCACGGTGCAGAAATACCTGACTGTGGTCTCCGCTGTCCTTAGCGACGCCAAGCGGAATGAGATCATCCAGAAGAACCCGGCCCGGATGATCGATCTGCCTCTAACACGCCGCACTACACAGTACATTCCCTCCCCCGTGGAGATTCAGAAACTGCTGGATGCTCTGGCAAAGGAGCCTCGGCACTACCGGATGTTCTATCTGCTCTCCATGTGTACCGGCTGCCGCCGGGGGGAGCTGTGCGCCCTCAAGTGGGAGGATTTCAAGTTCAGCAGAGGCGGTCTGCTCCTGACCATCAGCCGCTCCCGCAGCGTTGTCCCTGGAAAAGGTGTCGTGGAAGGCTCTACTAAGAACGGCCGCAACCGTGAGATCGTTCTCTCATCTGATATCCGAGGAATCTTTTTGAGCTACCGCCGGCGGAAACAGCTGGAAGCCCGGCTGGCGCATCGGGAACTTGGTCCCTATCTCTTCACGGATGCCCTCGGGCAGCTCATTCACCCGGATACCTTCACCAAACGGCTGCGGAAAATCTATGAGTCCATTGGATTTCCAAAGGAATATCACCTGCACACGCTTCGCCATTACTATGTGACCTCCCTGCTCCACTCCGGCGTGGACAAGCAGACAGTGGCGGATCTGGTAGGGCACGCGGACACGGGCTTTCTGGAGCGCACCTACTGCCATCCGCAGCAGGAGCAGAAAGAGCAGGCCGCCGGGGCCATGCGCGCCATGCTCCGCCCGGAGGGCGAAGTCCTGTTCAATCTGGCCGCCGCGTGTCCCGCCAAATCCCGCAGCGCCTGA